GGAGTTAAATATCTTTACAAAAGACGAGATTGATAATATAACAAAAACGGCCCTCGATATTATAGGAATCGGCAAAAGCACATTCAAAGATACCGCACAAAAACATGATGAATATCTTTATGGTAAAAAACGCCACCTCTTAAAGAAAGTCCAATGATAGTATTTGTTGATACAAGCGCATGGGTTGCGATTGCAGACAAAAATGACCAGTATGCAGCAGAAGCAAGCAACCTTTATAAAGACCTTATCTTTAAACGAGAGCAACTTACCACTTCTGATTTCGTTCTTGTAGAAACCTACAATCTCCTTTCGCAAACCATAGGAAGCAAAGCCACAGTAAGTTTTGGCAATAAACTAAAGGCTATCCCTTTTTTAAAATTAATTTCAATAACTCTCAGTGATTGGGAAAGAGCATGGGAAATCCTTGACAAGTATGGGGATAAGAATTTTTCTTTTACAGATTGCACAAGCTTTGCTTTAATGGAACGATTAAAACTTAGAGATGCTTTTACTTTTGACGCTCACTTCACTCGGTATGGGTTTAGTCGAATCCCATAAATTTTAACAATGAAAGTTGCTAAACTCTACAGTTTTAATGATATCAGGATTGAGGATATTCCAATTCCGGAAATTGGTCTTGGAGACGCCCTCATAAAGACACATGCCTGCGGCATATGTTCCGGCGATGTGATGCCGTGGTATATAGAGAAAAAGGCTCCGGTTGTCATCGGGCATGAGCCCACAGGCGAGATAGTGGAAGTCGGCAAAGACGTTACTTCATTTAAACCCGACAGCAGGGTGTTCACGCATCACCATGCACCGTGTTTTACATGCAGGTTCTGCAGGCGCGGTGATTATGTCCAGTGCGAGACATGGAAAAACACAAAGATAATTCCCGGAGGGATTTCAGAATATATTCTCATACCTCAGATTAATCTTGAAAATGATACACTGCGCCTTCCTGATACGCTCAGCTACGAAGACGGCACTTTGATAGAGCCAACTGCATGTGTTGTTAAAGCTCTGAAAAGAGTCGCCATAAGAAGAGGAGATACTGTCCTTGTTATAGGGCTTGGCTTCATGGGACAGTTAAATGTCCTGCTTGCAAGGAAATACGGCGCAGGCAGAATCATCGGAGCTGACATGGTTCAGTTCAGGCTTAATAAGGCAAAGGAACTCGGCGCAGACGAGGTGATTGATGTTTCAAAAGACAAGCTCATTGATGCCCTTAAAGAATTAACTGAAGGAGAGATGGTGGATGTGGTTGTGGTCGGGCCGAACAGCGCCGAAGCAATGAAACAGGGAATTGAATGCACAGGCGCAGGAGGAAAAGTCTTATTCTTTACGCCTGCAAAGCCTGATGAGAAACTTATAATTGACCCGAATGAACTCTATTTCAAAGATATAAATATTGTTACAAGTTACTCCTGCGGCCCTACAGACACAGTGGATGCGCTTGAAATAATAGAGAACGGAATTGTAAGCGCTGAAAAGCTTGTTACGCACAGATTCCCGATAGAAAAAACTGCCGAGGCATTCAGATTAACGGCAGAGGCAAAGGATTCGCTAAAGAGCGTTATTGTGTTTGAATAGAAGAATTTGACCCCTTTCCCCCCACAGTTTAGCCTTCCGCCCTTCCCGCCCTTGACAAAAGCATCGGTTATAATTACCATATATTATGGTTATATTACCAACTATTATGGTAAGAGAGGTTTGAATGCTGGAAGGATTGTTCGGGAATGTAATAATTGAGAAAATTCTGTTCTTTCTCTATGTATATGGCGAGGGGTATCCCATGGGCATGGCAAGGGTCTTTGGAGTGCCGGTAAACAGAATCCAGCAACAGCTTAAACGGCTTGAGAACGGCGGGGTTGTCGCAAGCCGGCTTGTCGGAAAGGTAAGGCTCTATACATTTAACCCGAGATTCCCTCTTCTGAAGGAACTAAAGGAGTTGACGGCAAGGGCTTATGAATTTGTTCCTAAAAATGAAAAAGACAGATATTTCACTATGCGCAGAAGGCCGAGAAGGGCAGGAAAACCATTGTGAAAACCGATTGGGAAAATATAGGAATTAAAGAACTCGCTTCTATCATATCCAGCAAGCTCAATGAGAAAGGGATTGATGCAATTCTTGTAGGCGGCGCCTGCGTTTCTATACTATACAAAGAATAAATATCTTTCTATTGACCTTGATTTTGTATCTTCCGCCACAATAAAAGAAATTTCTCCGGCGCTTTCAGAACTGGGGTTTGAGAGAAAAAGCTCTCGTCATTTTGAAAGAGAAGACTGCCCTTTCTTCATAGAATTTGTCTCTCCTCCCGCAGCCATTGGCAGCGAACCCATTAGAGGAAAAACCGTTCTACAAACAAGGCGCGGGAGCATTTTCCTGCTCACACCAACCGACAGCGTTAAAGACAGGCTTGCCGCATATTATCACTGGAATGACCCTCAGGCGCTGGAGCAGGCATTAATGCTTGCAAAGGCGCAAAAAATTAATCTGCAAGAAGTAAAACGCTGGTCAGAGAAAGAAGGGCATAAAGATAAATATAATTTTTTCCTGAAGGGGCTGAAGAAAAGCAAATAATTTTCCATTAACATCCGAGGCAAAAGACACGCTGAAGAGTGTGACTGTGTTTGAGTAATCTTTTTATGCTATGAAACTAAGATTAAATACCCCGTTGCCTTTTTAGTTTTACTTAATCCATCCAGTAATACAAAACTTTTTTAGTTTCGCTGAGTTTTTTGCCATCAAATAATCGCATTTCATATGAAACTTCATAAGCGCTATTGTTGTAAGTAACTAAAACTTCGTATACCCCGTTTTGGTCTAAGTCAACAATCCCAATAATTGATGATATTTTTTTAGTTTTTGTTAAAAGTTTTGATTTTTTTTCGTCGGTAATAAACAAAAAAGATGTCCATTCATCATCCTTATCCCCTTCGGTTTTAAATCTCTCTATATTATGATGCACTACACTTAAAAAATCATACTTTGTTTTTGAATTAGGCAAGGAGATATTTATAGCTTCATCAATATAAAATGTCTCACCTGATGACAAATGTTTTCTAATACTTTCAGAATATTTATTTGCATAATCTTTCGGTAGCTTTTTAATGGAGCCCACCGAGTCTGCCGAAGGATATTTAGCTCTCACACCAAGCAATGAGTCAGAAGCACCATCAAATCCAATTTTTTTATTCAGGCGAAGCAGGGCACAAGAGACTTCATTCGCATAGCCACACGCTTCTAAAATTTGTGTAACAGTTCCTTTAACTATTCCAGAAGACGCGGTAATTATAAAAATTTCATCTCCTAATTTGACGCTGTCTTGATCATTTTCTTGGGGAATAATAGCCACCGCCCCTTCACCTTCTAATTTGCCTTCGTGGAATTCCGCACCAAGATAATCTATTGAGCGAATTAAAAGGTAATGATCAAAAATAGTTTTTTCTTCAGCAACAGAAATATGAAATCTACCAAAACTAATAAACAAAACTATCAGCACTACGAAAAGTTTGGCGCCACAACTCATATTTCCCATACCCTTCTTAATTTTAAAATT
This DNA window, taken from Nitrospirota bacterium, encodes the following:
- a CDS encoding winged helix-turn-helix transcriptional regulator → MLEGLFGNVIIEKILFFLYVYGEGYPMGMARVFGVPVNRIQQQLKRLENGGVVASRLVGKVRLYTFNPRFPLLKELKELTARAYEFVPKNEKDRYFTMRRRPRRAGKPL
- a CDS encoding PIN domain-containing protein; translated protein: MIVFVDTSAWVAIADKNDQYAAEASNLYKDLIFKREQLTTSDFVLVETYNLLSQTIGSKATVSFGNKLKAIPFLKLISITLSDWERAWEILDKYGDKNFSFTDCTSFALMERLKLRDAFTFDAHFTRYGFSRIP
- a CDS encoding antitoxin family protein, which gives rise to MPKTIEAIYEDGVFKPLKKIRLTEHQKVELNIFTKDEIDNITKTALDIIGIGKSTFKDTAQKHDEYLYGKKRHLLKKVQ
- a CDS encoding alcohol dehydrogenase catalytic domain-containing protein, which translates into the protein MKVAKLYSFNDIRIEDIPIPEIGLGDALIKTHACGICSGDVMPWYIEKKAPVVIGHEPTGEIVEVGKDVTSFKPDSRVFTHHHAPCFTCRFCRRGDYVQCETWKNTKIIPGGISEYILIPQINLENDTLRLPDTLSYEDGTLIEPTACVVKALKRVAIRRGDTVLVIGLGFMGQLNVLLARKYGAGRIIGADMVQFRLNKAKELGADEVIDVSKDKLIDALKELTEGEMVDVVVVGPNSAEAMKQGIECTGAGGKVLFFTPAKPDEKLIIDPNELYFKDINIVTSYSCGPTDTVDALEIIENGIVSAEKLVTHRFPIEKTAEAFRLTAEAKDSLKSVIVFE